Below is a window of Thermodesulfomicrobium sp. WS DNA.
GCGGCGCCGAACCCGGCCACATCCCGCCCCAGGCCACAGGCCCACGAGGCAACGTCAAAACCGTCCCGGGTGCGCAGCCCGAGCATGACCCGCTCCCGCAGGGCCACCGCTGGCGACAAGGACTCCGCCTTCGGCGCAAGCGCTCCCTCCACCATCAGACCATAGTCCTCCAGCGAGGCCGGATTGGTCCACCGGCGCCCCTGCCAGGTGGAGACTGCCGCGGGGCCAAAACCCAGGTAATCCTCCCCCCGCCAATACCCAAGGTTGTGGCGGCAGGCCGCCCCCGGACGCGCAAAGTTGGCGAGCTCATAGTGCATGAATCCGCGTTCCTCCAAGAACTGACACATCCAATGAAATTGGGCGGAAGCTTCGTCTTCCGAAGGCCAGGGCACCGGATCTGCGGCCAGCGGGGTGCCCGGCTCCGCGGTCAGGGCGTAGCACGACACATGCCCCACCCCCAAGCCCACGGCCCCGGCGAGATCCTGCTGCCACTGCGCCAAAGAAACGCCCGGCACATTCCACAAGAGGTCCACACTCACTGCCAATCCTGTCGCCACAGCGGCCTGCACCGCCGCCACCGCCTGCGCTCCGTCGTGCGGGCGACCGAGGAAGGCCAAGGTCTGGTCATCAAAGCTCTGCACGCCCAGGCTGATCCGGGTGACCCCCAAATCCCCCAGTGCGGCCATCCATCCCGGTCGCAGAGCGGATTCCGGATTCGCTTCCACCGTGACCTCCGCTCCGACAGCGATCCCCAGAGCCTGGTCCACCGCAGCAAGTATGCGTGCGAGCTGCCGCACCTCCCACATCGACGGTGTGCCGCCGCCGATGTATATGGTGTGCGCCGGACCGATGCCCTGAGCGCTCCAGCGCCCCACATGCGCCACGATCAAGTCCACCACCCGTGCCGCCGCCTCCGAAGAGAACTCCCAGGAGGTAAAGGCACAGTACCGGCACTTGCGGCGACACAAAGGAAGGTGGACATATACCTGCATTACGGCCCCAACATGCTCTTGAAGCGCTCTGCCTCGCTATACAGACATCCACAATATTGCTGACGATAGATCCCCATTTCCTTGGATCTTGCGATTCCTTCACTCCATCCTTCCCGAAAATCCTCGTAATAGAATGGTATAGATCCGCGCATATCCTCTGCAAGCTGACGGATCTCTTCATGCTTTTGAAATTTACTATAAAGAAGTGTGGTAGAAAAGGCGTCGAATCCACCGTGTCGGGCGATATGTATAGTCCGCTCCAAGCGTAAAATGTAACACAATTTACAGCGACGCTCTTCGCGAAAGGCCACCTGCCGGAAGTACACCGCAGGATCATAACGCTCCGAACAGATAACCGGCACACCAAGAGCCTGGGCGACCTGTTGCAGGGCCTTCCAGCGGCGGACGTACTCCTGCAAGGGGTGGATGTTGGGATTGAAGAACAGCAGATGGACCTGCACCCCGCGTTCCAGAAGCACACGCAAGGGATACAGGGCGCAGGGGCCACAGCAGGCATGGAGCAAAAGGCGCATGCTCGCCCCCTAGCAAAAGGAGCATGGCTCCGATGACGAGGGCAGCACGAGCACCCGACGGCCGCAGCGCTGCTCCAGCTCCACGAGTTTTTCCCGCTTGCGGTTCAAAAGGTACACCGCCAGCTCCGGGTCCGTGAAGTACTCCAAAGGCTCCGATGCCACGCCGGTACGCAAGGCACGAAAGATCTCCTTGAGGGCGCGCATGGCCCGCCATTCGAGATTGCGGCGGCTCCCCGTGCCCTTGCAATGGGGGCACATGTCCAGACTCGCCGAAAGGGCCGAGGTCCCCAACCGCTGGCGCACGATCTCCATGAGTCCGAACTTGGAGATCCGCCCCACATCGGTACGGGCTCGGTCCGCTTTGAGGGCCTGGCGCATCTCCTTCTCTACCTCGCGGATATGGGCGGGGTCCTTCATTTCGATGAAGTCCACCACGATTTGGCCGCCAATGTCCCGCAGCATGAGTTGGTGCGCAATTTCCCGCGCAGCCTCCACATTGGTACGCAAGGCCATTTCTTTGAAGTTTTTCTCCCCGCCGATCTTTCCGGAGTTGATGTCAATGGCCGTGAGGGCCTCGGTATGATCGAAGACCAATTGGCCACCGCTGGGCAAATTCACGGTGCGGGACAGCACGGTGGCGAGCTGCTCTTCCACCCGAAACCGCTCGAAAAGCGTCTGCTGGGGATCGGTATGGACTTTGACGATGCTCTTGCGCCGGGGGAATACGAGACTCGCGAATTCATTGACTTGGGCAGCGGTGTCCTCATCGTCCACCCAGCACTCCACGATGTCCGCCGTCAGGTAGTCGCGAATGGCGCGAAAGGCTAGATCCTTCTCTTCATAGACCAACACCGGCGCTGGCGACTCGTTGGCACGTTTGCGAATGTCCTTCCACAGGCGCTTGAGAAACTGCAGGTCCCGGGACAAGGCCGCCTTGCTCTGCCCTTCGCTCACGGTGCGCACGATGACCCCGATCCCTTCCTCGAGCCCCATTTCCTCAACGATCTCCTTGAGCCGGACGCGTTCTTTTTCCTCTTCGATCTTGCGGGAGATGCCGAGCTGCTCCCGCCCCGGGGTGAGCACAAAATACCGTCCCGGAATGGAGAGATACGTGGTCAAAAAGGCACCCTTGCTCCCTGTGGGCTCTTTGACCACCTGCACCAGCATCTCCTGCCCTGGCCGCAAGGCCTTTTGCAGGGGAGGATACCCACGTGAAGGCGGATCGATGAGATAGTACTCGGGATGCACTTCATCCACTTGCAAAAAGCCGTTCTTTTCCGCACCGTAGTTGATGAACGCCGCTTGCAGCGCCTGATCGATGTTATGAATTTTTCCTTTGTAGATATTTCCTTTTGTTTTGCTTTGATGGAGCATCTCCACGTAGTATTCCACCACCACGCCGTCTTGAGTAATGACGACTTCCACCTGCTCACCAGGAAGGACACTGATAAGCATCTTCCGAATCTTCTCTGCCATGCGTTCCTCGAAAAAAATAAAGAGAGTTCCATGCAGTTTTCCAGCCGTGCATGCGGGCGGGAATACCGCCGCGCTCGACAGCGTCTTTGGGCTCAAGCCGAAAAGACGCCGGAGCAGGCGGCGAAAAAACTGGGCTCCACGGTCGCCTTGCTGTCCTTGACAGGCAAAAACGGCACAGACTACTGCCCCCAGACCATACGCCACAAGGGGGAAATTTCATGCTCGAGCCAGGCCAATTGGTACTGCTCCAAAGCCCAAAGGACAAGCGCTATTTCATGGCAGCCACACCCGGCGCCGTGCTGCATACCAGCGACGGGGTGCTGAGTCTCGACGACGCTCGCCAGGCGGGATGGGGGGGCCGTATCAGCTCCCACAAAGGGGTTCCGTACTTGGTGCTGCGCCCCACCCTGTATGACCTTGTCAAAAGCGGGGTCAAACGCCGCACCCAGATTATCTATCCCAAGGAAATCGGCTACATCGCCCTGAAATTGGGTGTGGGCCCAGGCTGCCGGATCATCGAGGCCGGCTGCGGCTCCGGCGGACTCACCACGGCCCTGGCCTGGTTCGTGGGAGAAAGCGGCCGGGTTTTCACCTATGAACGCCGCCAGGAATTCCTCGACCTCTGCCAGGCCAACCTTGCGTCCGTGGGACTTGCGCACCGCGTCACGCTCCACCACCACGACATCGCCCAGGGCTTTCTCCAAACCGACGCCGACGCCCTGTTCTTGGATGTGCGCACCCCATGGGATTACGTCCCATTCATCCCCCAGGCAGTCACCCCCGGCGCCCCAGTGGGCTTTCTCCTGCCCACCACCAATCAGGTAAGTGATCTGCTGCGTGCCCTAGAGTCCGGGCCATTTATCGAGATCGAAGTGCTCGAGATCCTGCTGCGTCGCTACAAACCCGTGGCAGACCGCCTCCGCCCCGAAGACCGTATGGTGGCCCATACCGGATATTTGGTCTTCGCCCGCACCACGCCGCCGCAATGGAAAACTCCCGAGGAAACCAGCGCGGAGGCCGAAAAAATTGCCTTAAATTTCGAGTAATTATAAAAAAAATCTTGCATCTTCCATTTCCTTTCCTATAAAGATGCTATTTTCCGCGGCCGGACATCCCGGATGCCGCGGAAATCCTTTTTCCCGGCAGGAGGATCATCCATGACCCGCAAAGACCGCACCGAAGGCATCTTCAGCCGCCGCGAGGTGCTCGATTCCACCGAACGGCAAAAATACTATCAGATTCAGCTCAAGGAACTGCTCACCTACGCCTACCGCTACTCCGAAGACGTCAAAAAACGCTTCGATCGCGCACAGTTTTCGGTGGAAAAGTTCCGGGATCTCATCGACCTCAAGCATGTCCCCATTCTCAAGAAGAAAGAGCTCATCTTCCTGCAGTCCATGGGGCCGCGCCTCGGTGGGCTCCTCACCAAGGACTTGGGCGATTTGCGCCGCATCTTTCTCTCCCCTGGTCCCATCTTCGATCCCGAAGACCGTGGTGACGACTATTGGGGATGGACGGAGAGCTTTTACGCCACTGGATTTCGTTCCGGCGACGTGGTGCAAAACACCTTCAATTACCACCTCGC
It encodes the following:
- a CDS encoding epoxyqueuosine reductase QueH produces the protein MRLLLHACCGPCALYPLRVLLERGVQVHLLFFNPNIHPLQEYVRRWKALQQVAQALGVPVICSERYDPAVYFRQVAFREERRCKLCYILRLERTIHIARHGGFDAFSTTLLYSKFQKHEEIRQLAEDMRGSIPFYYEDFREGWSEGIARSKEMGIYRQQYCGCLYSEAERFKSMLGP
- a CDS encoding tRNA (adenine-N1)-methyltransferase; this translates as MLEPGQLVLLQSPKDKRYFMAATPGAVLHTSDGVLSLDDARQAGWGGRISSHKGVPYLVLRPTLYDLVKSGVKRRTQIIYPKEIGYIALKLGVGPGCRIIEAGCGSGGLTTALAWFVGESGRVFTYERRQEFLDLCQANLASVGLAHRVTLHHHDIAQGFLQTDADALFLDVRTPWDYVPFIPQAVTPGAPVGFLLPTTNQVSDLLRALESGPFIEIEVLEILLRRYKPVADRLRPEDRMVAHTGYLVFARTTPPQWKTPEETSAEAEKIALNFE
- a CDS encoding Rne/Rng family ribonuclease codes for the protein MAEKIRKMLISVLPGEQVEVVITQDGVVVEYYVEMLHQSKTKGNIYKGKIHNIDQALQAAFINYGAEKNGFLQVDEVHPEYYLIDPPSRGYPPLQKALRPGQEMLVQVVKEPTGSKGAFLTTYLSIPGRYFVLTPGREQLGISRKIEEEKERVRLKEIVEEMGLEEGIGVIVRTVSEGQSKAALSRDLQFLKRLWKDIRKRANESPAPVLVYEEKDLAFRAIRDYLTADIVECWVDDEDTAAQVNEFASLVFPRRKSIVKVHTDPQQTLFERFRVEEQLATVLSRTVNLPSGGQLVFDHTEALTAIDINSGKIGGEKNFKEMALRTNVEAAREIAHQLMLRDIGGQIVVDFIEMKDPAHIREVEKEMRQALKADRARTDVGRISKFGLMEIVRQRLGTSALSASLDMCPHCKGTGSRRNLEWRAMRALKEIFRALRTGVASEPLEYFTDPELAVYLLNRKREKLVELEQRCGRRVLVLPSSSEPCSFC
- the hemW gene encoding radical SAM family heme chaperone HemW; its protein translation is MQVYVHLPLCRRKCRYCAFTSWEFSSEAAARVVDLIVAHVGRWSAQGIGPAHTIYIGGGTPSMWEVRQLARILAAVDQALGIAVGAEVTVEANPESALRPGWMAALGDLGVTRISLGVQSFDDQTLAFLGRPHDGAQAVAAVQAAVATGLAVSVDLLWNVPGVSLAQWQQDLAGAVGLGVGHVSCYALTAEPGTPLAADPVPWPSEDEASAQFHWMCQFLEERGFMHYELANFARPGAACRHNLGYWRGEDYLGFGPAAVSTWQGRRWTNPASLEDYGLMVEGALAPKAESLSPAVALRERVMLGLRTRDGFDVASWACGLGRDVAGFGAALGPLVQAGLVVWDGISVRLSRQGMLLGNAICAHIWDILER